Proteins found in one Dermacentor silvarum isolate Dsil-2018 chromosome 8, BIME_Dsil_1.4, whole genome shotgun sequence genomic segment:
- the LOC119460776 gene encoding uncharacterized protein LOC119460776: MACHNVYYCDAGHDRAWVFYKDPSLLVPAASFLIAVLVVITVVTVCIKKTKAHKNFEKSLEAEKRQSYGEVTQQQQRYIDVTEKRNRSDYATIQSRRSLSGSYKIEELRSAAPNRGYNTTDAKDRRRSSLRKSSASSHVYDSAA, from the exons ATGGCTTGCCATAACGTGTACTATTGCGACGCAGGTCATGACCGGGCTTGGGTCTTCTACAAGGATCCCTCCCTGCTGGTTCCCGCCGCGTCCTTTCTCATCGCTGTCCTTGTCGTCATCACCGTCGTCACCGTCTGCATCAAAAAGACCAAAGCGCACAAGAACTTTGAAAAAT CCCTGGAAGCAGAGAAGCGCCAGAGCTACGGCGAGgtgacgcagcagcagcagcgctacATCGACGTCACAGAGAAGCGCAACCGCTCCGACTACGCCACCATCCAGAGCCGGAGGAGCCTCTCCGGGAGCTACAAGATCGAAGAACTACGCTCGGCGGCGCCTAACAGAGGATACAACACTACAGAC GCCAAGGACAGGCGGCGCTCGTCCCTTCGCAAAAGCAGCGCTTCCTCCCACGTCTACGACAGCGCGGCGTGA